A stretch of the Papaver somniferum cultivar HN1 chromosome 6, ASM357369v1, whole genome shotgun sequence genome encodes the following:
- the LOC113291450 gene encoding uncharacterized protein LOC113291450: protein MSRYTFPSNSDEYFNNVVPCISDEENDLLTAIPTHDEIKNDNIVMAHELIDTMKKTKSVKGWMALKLDMSKAFDRVEWIFVLNSLNSLSFSQGWCDLISQCIKTVSTSILLNGSPGEVYKPQRDDFLLFARSNPEEASNIATIIEQFSKYSGQSVNFEKSGLAFSPKVPNNINCEISNILHIQKMALQDEYLGVPLLLQKNKVESFNPLMDRFSDRLSPWKSKYITQPGKTTLTQSVLGTIASHHMVVFPMPKAITDKMDVVQRNFFWNKRNGEKGLNIKKWNHIAYPKDLGGLNIRQSAILNQALLAKLSWRMDIQDIRIPISGNDVIRWKPAANGKFSVKSAYRAILDNAQPIPQNSEEIVWKDLWKTNLPIKVLQGESNGARGCCTRALDPEQAEALATFEAIRWAKVKGVRKLHLEGDSQRVVKAINGSKGIVNWTNEGILRDSISSK from the exons ATGAGTAGGTATACTTTTCCTTCTAATTCTGATGAGTATTTTAACAATGTGGTTCCTTGCATTTCTGATGAAGAGAATGATCTTTTAACTGCTATCCCCACTCATGATGaaattaagaat GATAATATTGTTATGGCTCATGAGTTAattgataccatgaaaaaaacaaAGAGTGTGAAAGGGTGGATGGCTCTTAAACTTGATATGAGTAAGGCTTTTGATAGAGTGGAATGGATTTTTGTCTTAAACAGTCTAAATAGCTTAAGTTTTTCTCAGGGATGGTGTGATCTCATTAGTCAATGTATAAAAACTGTTTCTACCTCTATTTTACTGAATGGTTCACCAGGAGAAGTGTACAAACCTCAAAGAG atgatttccTTCTTTTTGCTAGATCTAACCCTGAAGAAGCTTCTAATATTGCTACTattattgagcaatttagtaaaTACTCAGGTCAATCTGTGAACTTTGAAAAATCAGGTCTAGCTTTCAGTCCTAAGGTTCCAAACAATATAAATTGTGAAATTTCTAACATTTTACATATCCAGAAAATGGCTTTGCAGGATGAGTACTTAGGAGTACCTTTACTGCTTCAGAAGAACAAGGTGGAGTCTTTTAACCCTCTAATGGATAGATTCAGCGACAGACTTTCTCCATGGAAATCCAAGTATATTACTCAACCAGGTAAAACCACTCTTACTCAATCTGTTCTAGGAACCATAGCTAGCCATCATATGGTTGTTTTCCCCATGCCAAAAGCTATCACAGACAAGATGGATGTTGTGCAGAGAAATTTCTTTTGGAACAAAAGAAATGGTGAAAAAGGTCTGAACATCAAAAAATGGAATCATATTGCCTATCCCAAAGACCTAGGTGGCCTTAACATTAGACAATCAGCTATCCTAAATCAAGCTCTTCTTGCTAAATTATCTTGGAGAAT GGATATTCAAGATATAAGAATTCCAATTTCTGGTAATGATGTCATAAGATGGAAACCAGCAGCCAAtggaaaattttctgttaaaagtGCTTATAGGGCCATTTTAGATAATGCTCAACCTATACCCCAAAACAGTGAGGAAATTGTGTGGAAAGATCTGTGGAAAACTAACCTTCCCATTAAG GTGCTCCAAG GTGAAAGCAATGGAGCTAGGGGATGTTGTACGAGAGCCTTAGACCCGGAGCAAGCTGAAGCTTTGGCAACCTTTGAAGCTATTCGATGGGCGAAAGTCAAGGGCGTAAGAAAGCTTCACCTAGAGGGAGATAGCCAGAGAGTGGTGAAAGCAATAAATGGTTCCAAAGGAATAGTGAATTGGACTAATGAAGGCATACTAAGAGACTCGATTTCTTCTAAGTAG